One Kitasatospora sp. NBC_01266 genomic window carries:
- a CDS encoding leucyl/phenylalanyl-tRNA--protein transferase, with protein MYTTSFADMPWERIDLSAAELDLPIAVGGSTAPHRLLEAYRHGAFPFPRHRLHSLYPPLNADDEQRELYARHVADGRIAAFPAAEGPDAFALTWWSPARRPVLDVGSGRLTSGLRRWPTGGARWITSCDHAFADVVDGCRTLADAGWVTDPFQSSLLSLHQAGWAHSIEVWQGEELIAGLFGIGIGQVFSVDAAFGRYPQATAVAFADLSRRLRGRAAFIDIQVPHRYAETLDTRSISRAEYLDTLLTVDLPVEPRTGVLSIEAWPAVADD; from the coding sequence ATGTACACCACGTCTTTCGCCGACATGCCCTGGGAGCGGATCGACCTCTCGGCGGCCGAGTTGGACCTGCCCATCGCGGTCGGCGGCTCCACCGCGCCGCACCGCCTGCTGGAGGCGTACCGCCATGGCGCCTTCCCCTTTCCCCGCCATCGGCTGCACTCCCTGTACCCCCCGCTGAACGCCGACGACGAGCAGCGGGAGCTGTACGCCCGTCATGTCGCCGACGGCCGGATCGCCGCCTTCCCCGCGGCGGAGGGGCCCGACGCCTTCGCCCTGACCTGGTGGAGCCCGGCCCGGCGCCCGGTGCTGGACGTCGGGTCCGGGCGGCTGACCAGCGGCCTGCGGCGCTGGCCGACCGGCGGGGCGCGCTGGATCACCAGTTGCGACCACGCCTTCGCCGACGTGGTCGACGGATGCCGGACCCTGGCGGACGCGGGATGGGTCACCGACCCGTTCCAGAGCTCGCTGCTCAGCCTGCACCAGGCCGGCTGGGCGCACAGCATCGAGGTCTGGCAGGGCGAGGAGCTGATCGCGGGCCTCTTCGGCATCGGGATCGGCCAGGTCTTCAGCGTGGACGCGGCGTTCGGCCGGTATCCGCAGGCGACCGCGGTGGCCTTCGCCGACCTGAGCCGGCGGCTGCGCGGCCGGGCGGCGTTCATCGACATCCAGGTGCCGCACCGGTACGCGGAAACCCTGGACACCCGCTCGATCAGCCGGGCCGAGTACCTGGACACACTGCTGACCGTGGACCTGCCGGTGGAGCCCCGCACCGGAGTGCTGTCGATCGAGGCCTGGCCGGCCGTGGCCGACGACTGA
- a CDS encoding protein kinase family protein produces the protein MRRSDSQHTARLAAYGTVSTRLSLMSDRRLGEVVAAAAPHGSGIGGRTAELELDGVPVFVKRVPLTDLELRPENLRSTANLFGLPMFYHYGIGSAGFGAWRELAVHTMTTNWVLQGAHEGFPLTYHWRVLPDSAAAGVADGFGGIDQAVAHWQGSSAVRERLEAIGRSSSSLVLFLEHVPQTLAAWLASHQDAATGSAQGSPYPWLAAELERASAFMSSRGLVHFDAHFANLLTDGRLLYFADFGLALSTGFELRPTEAEFLTDHLGYDGYYTTSHLLHHHLPEGVRGGTEQRLFLREWIAGRRPDGVPRELAAILDRSARAAVFLDEFHRRLLNESKRTPFPAAELGRLAATVPAGRPR, from the coding sequence ATGCGCCGTTCAGACTCCCAGCACACCGCGCGGCTCGCCGCCTACGGGACGGTGTCCACCCGCCTGTCCCTGATGAGCGACCGCAGGCTTGGCGAGGTCGTGGCGGCGGCCGCCCCGCACGGCTCCGGGATCGGCGGCCGGACGGCGGAACTGGAGCTCGACGGGGTGCCGGTCTTCGTCAAGCGGGTGCCCTTGACGGACCTGGAGCTGCGGCCGGAGAACCTCCGGTCGACGGCGAACCTCTTCGGGCTGCCGATGTTCTACCACTACGGGATCGGTTCGGCCGGTTTCGGGGCCTGGCGCGAGCTGGCGGTGCACACCATGACGACCAACTGGGTCCTCCAGGGAGCGCATGAGGGCTTCCCGCTGACGTACCACTGGCGGGTGCTGCCCGACTCCGCCGCTGCGGGAGTCGCCGACGGGTTCGGCGGCATCGACCAGGCCGTCGCGCACTGGCAGGGCTCGTCGGCCGTGCGCGAGCGGTTGGAGGCCATCGGGCGGTCTTCGTCCAGCCTGGTGCTCTTCCTCGAACACGTGCCGCAGACGCTCGCCGCGTGGTTGGCGAGCCACCAGGATGCCGCGACCGGGAGCGCGCAGGGCTCGCCCTATCCCTGGCTGGCGGCCGAACTGGAGCGCGCGAGCGCTTTCATGAGCTCGCGCGGGCTGGTCCACTTCGACGCCCACTTCGCCAACCTGCTGACCGACGGCCGCCTGCTGTACTTCGCCGACTTCGGTCTCGCCCTGAGTACCGGCTTCGAACTCCGCCCAACCGAGGCGGAGTTCCTCACGGACCACCTCGGCTACGACGGCTACTACACCACGAGCCATCTGCTCCACCACCACCTGCCCGAGGGCGTGCGCGGCGGCACCGAGCAGCGGCTGTTCCTGCGCGAGTGGATCGCCGGCCGGCGGCCCGACGGCGTCCCGCGCGAGCTCGCGGCGATCCTCGACCGGAGCGCCCGCGCGGCCGTCTTCCTGGACGAGTTCCACCGTCGGTTGCTGAACGAGAGCAAGCGGACGCCGTTTCCGGCCGCCGAGCTCGGCCGGCTCGCCGCTACGGTTCCCGCAGGACGCCCGCGATGA
- a CDS encoding SpoIIE family protein phosphatase: protein MSVSGPAPSRLGAGADELPTDARLDALAEPLCSAPELVGAYTGGIYLLPADREVLEMALTFGAIRQFTRGWQHVALAAAIPVADALRTGKPVWVSGGEEMARRYPRVAVGMPYAFCLAAAPLAVAGRRYGVVFFLWPASHPAELSPPERRGIATIAGRLTDLLAQAAPPIRPGPRPVPVTLPGGAADPLAATVARLPDGVCSLDLDGRLVLVTPQAARLLGRPAEQLLGARPWALLRWLRDPIYEYHYRAAMISGEPSSFVALRPPDRWLSFRIYPDPFGVTVRVEAAAVTERELPSTPVLVDPIPNTRPGALYHILHLATALTESASVQDVVSMISDQIVPGFGGQAVAVLLAESGKLRIVGHRGYPAGMVDQFDGTPLTESTPGVRAATVPAPAFFENRAELERLYAGRPETQDGMAAWAYLPLVTSGRLIGTCVLAFAEPHRFAPEERAVLTALGGLIAQALDRARLYDTKSGLARGLQDSLLPSVLPKVPGLRTAARYLPATEGMDVGGDFYDLIRVDRDAVAVVIGDVQGHNVNAAALMGQIRTAVRAFATADADPSTVMARTNRLISGLGTPLLASCAYLRVDLPRRQAWLADAGHPVPVLRSPDGRARLLSPRSGLVLNVDPAAEYPQTLIRLPVGTTLLLYTDGLVETPGGDLDQALARLTDTLARHGGEPLDRLADTLIDQSGQADHRTDDVALLLVRSVAR, encoded by the coding sequence GTGAGCGTGTCAGGGCCCGCGCCCTCGCGGCTCGGAGCAGGGGCCGACGAGTTGCCGACCGACGCCCGCCTCGATGCGCTGGCCGAGCCGCTGTGCTCGGCGCCCGAGCTGGTCGGCGCTTACACGGGTGGGATCTACCTGCTGCCGGCGGACCGGGAGGTGCTGGAAATGGCACTGACCTTCGGGGCGATCCGCCAGTTCACCCGGGGCTGGCAGCACGTGGCGCTGGCGGCGGCGATCCCGGTGGCGGACGCGCTGCGCACCGGGAAGCCGGTCTGGGTGAGCGGCGGGGAGGAGATGGCGCGGCGGTATCCGCGGGTGGCGGTCGGCATGCCGTACGCGTTCTGCCTGGCCGCCGCGCCGCTCGCGGTGGCGGGGCGCCGCTACGGGGTGGTGTTCTTCCTGTGGCCCGCCTCGCACCCCGCCGAGCTGTCACCGCCCGAGCGGCGCGGGATCGCCACGATCGCCGGGCGGCTGACCGACCTGCTGGCCCAGGCGGCGCCACCGATCCGGCCCGGCCCGCGCCCGGTCCCGGTCACGCTGCCCGGCGGCGCCGCCGACCCGCTGGCCGCGACGGTGGCGCGACTGCCGGACGGCGTCTGCTCGCTGGACCTGGACGGGCGGCTGGTCCTGGTCACCCCGCAGGCGGCGCGACTGCTCGGGCGGCCCGCCGAGCAACTGCTGGGGGCCAGACCCTGGGCGCTGCTGCGGTGGCTGCGCGATCCGATCTACGAGTACCACTACCGGGCCGCCATGATCAGCGGCGAGCCCTCCTCCTTCGTCGCGCTGCGGCCACCGGACCGGTGGCTCTCCTTCCGGATCTACCCCGACCCGTTCGGCGTCACCGTGCGGGTCGAGGCCGCCGCGGTCACCGAGCGTGAGCTGCCGAGCACTCCGGTGCTGGTCGACCCGATTCCGAACACCCGGCCGGGCGCGCTGTACCACATCCTGCACCTGGCCACCGCGCTGACCGAGTCGGCCAGCGTGCAGGACGTGGTGAGCATGATCTCCGACCAGATCGTGCCGGGCTTCGGCGGCCAGGCCGTCGCGGTGCTGCTGGCCGAGAGCGGCAAGCTGCGGATCGTCGGCCACCGCGGCTACCCGGCCGGTATGGTCGACCAGTTCGACGGCACCCCGCTGACCGAGTCCACCCCCGGGGTGCGGGCCGCCACCGTCCCGGCGCCGGCCTTCTTCGAGAACCGCGCCGAGCTGGAGCGGCTCTATGCGGGCCGTCCCGAGACCCAGGACGGCATGGCGGCCTGGGCCTACCTGCCGCTGGTCACCTCGGGGCGGCTGATCGGCACCTGCGTGCTGGCCTTCGCCGAGCCGCACCGCTTCGCCCCGGAGGAGCGCGCCGTGCTCACCGCGCTCGGCGGTCTGATCGCCCAGGCGCTGGACCGGGCCCGGCTCTACGACACCAAGTCGGGGCTGGCCCGCGGCCTGCAGGACAGCCTGCTGCCGAGCGTGCTGCCCAAGGTCCCCGGGCTGCGGACCGCCGCCCGCTACCTGCCGGCCACCGAGGGGATGGACGTCGGCGGCGACTTCTACGACCTGATCCGGGTCGACCGCGACGCGGTGGCGGTGGTGATCGGCGACGTCCAGGGCCACAACGTCAACGCCGCCGCGCTGATGGGCCAGATCCGCACCGCCGTGCGCGCCTTCGCCACCGCCGACGCCGACCCCAGCACCGTCATGGCCCGCACCAACCGGCTGATCAGCGGTCTGGGCACCCCGCTGCTCGCCAGCTGCGCCTACCTGCGGGTGGACCTGCCGCGGCGGCAGGCCTGGCTGGCGGATGCCGGGCACCCCGTGCCCGTGCTGCGCAGCCCCGACGGCCGGGCCCGGCTGCTGTCGCCGCGCAGCGGCCTGGTGCTGAACGTCGACCCGGCCGCCGAGTACCCGCAGACCCTGATCCGGCTGCCGGTCGGCACCACCCTGCTGCTCTACACCGACGGCCTGGTGGAGACGCCCGGCGGTGACCTGGACCAGGCCCTGGCCCGGCTCACCGACACGCTGGCCCGGCACGGCGGCGAACCGCTGGACCGGTTGGCCGACACGCTGATCGACCAGTCGGGGCAGGCCGACCACCGCACCGACGACGTGGCGCTGCTGCTGGTCCGCTCGGTGGCGCGCTGA
- a CDS encoding ATP-binding protein, producing the protein MQVSSPIVIGRAEELRLLDSALSGARAGCGGAVFMIADAGLGKSRLVQECITLATGSGMAVLRGRATQAGATVPYRPLTEALFSIVRSGAVPDDPELSPYRPALGRLIPEWRDALPYQSDDSPVVLAESVLRLLSVVGRGRGALICLSDLQDCDAETMSIVEYLVDNLADLPVVLLATVRSTPSPALTLAQSSARHRVARLLELTPLTDDQVAELTAACLGVEVPGLPPGVLPWLTQSADGNPFIVEELLRGGIDSGALARTGDGWRMVEGVPRDMPSTVASSVNDRARRLGPEWHNALQAAAIIGRRFPLDALRQVCGLGEDELHALVRAGSEAQLLAPSLSAPDWCTFRHAWTADALASGVLPAQRRMLAAAAANAVESLDPDLPGELCQLAARLRLATGDRAAAGVLYARAGRRALGEGAAASAEKLLDRALELLPADSHPDRRAEVLESLLYALTEAGDVERALRRGADLYGSVLLSPEQRAELLTRLAWVCVVGGHWEKAAEQVALARRLLTDSAAAGQLAPLDVVEAHLLTLAGSQGDDRAARAEELALRAVRTAEEVPLPTSACQGRQVLALLARRHSFDEADVHLRHMFATADAHGLPIWRLRAQIRLATNELMRTGEAEQIQLARQAALTLGAVTAAAQADATIAMQQVLYCEFEQAEALADRLLESTARMHQEGESQFCLVIKIAAQAHQGRREGMRAILAEFRRRGGEQSFHAPVVFGHRAICALLGEDRPGAEAEMARVREWERTHPTIYYQSGRYGLGVLLEVLADRAGEELLAETRAAHAAQLRWNLQFVLAAEAVLLGRTGQAVAAGAKLAEAQAAAAPFPMARHLVLRLVAEAALADRWGTPVDWLRAAEEYFHGSDVAALAGACRALLRKAGVRVMQRRSGNDAVPSQLAGKGVTAREYEVLMLLGERRANPEIAKLLFISPRTVEKHVASLMVKLDRADRKELSALVTALELS; encoded by the coding sequence GTGCAGGTGTCGTCACCGATAGTGATCGGGCGGGCGGAGGAGCTCAGGCTCCTCGACAGCGCGCTCAGCGGAGCCCGAGCTGGATGCGGCGGGGCGGTCTTCATGATCGCCGATGCCGGCCTCGGCAAGTCGCGGCTGGTCCAGGAGTGCATCACGCTGGCCACCGGCAGCGGGATGGCGGTGCTGCGCGGCCGGGCCACCCAGGCCGGTGCGACGGTTCCCTACCGCCCTCTCACCGAGGCGCTGTTCTCCATCGTGCGCTCGGGCGCGGTTCCGGACGATCCCGAGCTCTCCCCCTACCGGCCCGCGTTGGGCCGCCTGATCCCCGAGTGGCGGGACGCGCTCCCCTACCAGAGCGACGACTCGCCGGTGGTGCTCGCAGAATCGGTTCTGCGCCTGCTCAGCGTGGTCGGCCGTGGTCGCGGCGCGCTGATCTGCCTGAGCGATCTGCAGGACTGCGACGCCGAGACGATGAGCATCGTCGAGTACCTGGTGGACAACCTGGCCGACCTGCCGGTGGTACTGCTGGCCACGGTCCGCTCCACCCCCTCGCCCGCGCTGACCCTGGCGCAGTCGAGCGCCCGCCACCGGGTGGCGCGACTGCTGGAACTGACGCCGCTGACGGATGACCAGGTGGCCGAGCTGACCGCCGCCTGCCTGGGCGTCGAGGTGCCGGGGCTCCCACCGGGTGTGCTGCCCTGGCTCACCCAGAGCGCCGACGGCAACCCGTTCATCGTGGAGGAGCTGCTGCGCGGCGGCATCGACTCGGGCGCGCTCGCCCGCACCGGCGATGGCTGGCGGATGGTCGAGGGCGTGCCGCGCGACATGCCGTCCACAGTCGCCTCCAGCGTGAACGACCGCGCCCGGCGGCTGGGCCCCGAGTGGCACAACGCGCTGCAGGCCGCCGCGATCATCGGACGCCGGTTCCCGCTGGACGCGCTGCGCCAGGTCTGCGGTCTGGGCGAGGACGAACTGCACGCGCTGGTCCGGGCCGGGAGCGAGGCCCAGTTGCTCGCCCCCTCGCTCAGCGCGCCCGACTGGTGCACCTTCCGGCACGCGTGGACCGCCGACGCCCTGGCCAGCGGGGTGCTGCCGGCCCAGCGCCGGATGCTGGCCGCCGCCGCCGCGAACGCGGTGGAGTCGCTCGACCCCGACCTGCCGGGCGAGTTGTGCCAGCTGGCCGCCCGGCTGCGGCTGGCCACCGGCGACCGGGCCGCCGCCGGGGTGCTCTACGCGCGGGCCGGGCGGCGGGCGCTCGGTGAGGGCGCGGCGGCCTCGGCGGAGAAGCTGCTCGACCGGGCCCTGGAGCTGCTGCCGGCCGACTCGCATCCGGACCGGCGGGCCGAGGTACTGGAGTCCCTGCTGTACGCGCTGACCGAGGCGGGTGACGTCGAACGGGCGCTGCGCCGGGGCGCGGACCTGTACGGCTCGGTGCTGCTCTCGCCGGAGCAGCGGGCCGAGTTGCTGACCCGGCTGGCCTGGGTCTGCGTGGTGGGCGGGCACTGGGAGAAGGCCGCGGAGCAGGTGGCGCTGGCCCGCCGGCTGCTGACCGACTCGGCCGCGGCGGGCCAACTCGCGCCGCTGGACGTGGTCGAGGCGCACCTGCTCACCCTGGCCGGCAGCCAGGGCGACGACCGGGCGGCGCGGGCCGAGGAGTTGGCGCTGCGCGCGGTGCGCACCGCCGAGGAGGTGCCGCTGCCGACCAGCGCCTGCCAGGGCCGCCAGGTGCTGGCGCTGCTGGCCCGCCGGCACAGCTTCGACGAGGCGGACGTGCACCTGCGGCACATGTTCGCCACGGCGGACGCCCACGGGCTGCCGATCTGGCGGCTGCGCGCCCAGATCCGGCTGGCCACCAACGAGTTGATGCGCACCGGGGAGGCCGAGCAGATCCAGCTGGCCCGCCAGGCGGCGCTCACCCTCGGCGCGGTCACCGCCGCCGCGCAGGCGGACGCCACGATCGCGATGCAGCAGGTGCTCTACTGCGAGTTCGAGCAGGCCGAGGCGCTGGCCGATCGGCTGCTGGAGTCGACCGCCCGGATGCACCAGGAGGGCGAGTCGCAGTTCTGCCTGGTGATCAAGATCGCGGCGCAGGCGCACCAGGGCCGGCGCGAGGGGATGCGGGCGATCCTGGCCGAGTTCCGCAGGCGCGGCGGGGAGCAGTCCTTCCACGCGCCGGTGGTCTTCGGGCACCGGGCGATCTGCGCGCTGCTGGGCGAGGACCGGCCGGGCGCGGAGGCGGAGATGGCCCGGGTGCGCGAGTGGGAGCGCACGCACCCGACGATCTACTACCAGTCGGGCCGCTACGGTCTGGGCGTGCTGCTGGAGGTGCTGGCCGACCGGGCCGGCGAGGAGCTGCTGGCCGAGACCCGGGCCGCCCATGCCGCACAGCTGAGATGGAACCTCCAGTTCGTGCTGGCAGCTGAAGCGGTGCTGCTGGGGCGCACCGGGCAGGCGGTCGCGGCCGGGGCGAAGCTGGCCGAGGCGCAGGCCGCCGCCGCCCCCTTCCCGATGGCCCGTCACCTGGTGCTGCGGCTGGTCGCCGAGGCGGCACTGGCCGACCGCTGGGGCACCCCGGTGGACTGGCTGCGGGCGGCCGAGGAGTACTTCCACGGCAGCGACGTGGCCGCCCTGGCCGGCGCCTGCCGCGCGCTGCTGCGCAAGGCGGGGGTGCGGGTGATGCAGCGCCGCAGCGGCAACGACGCCGTGCCGTCGCAGCTGGCGGGCAAGGGCGTCACCGCCCGCGAGTACGAGGTGCTGATGCTGCTCGGCGAGCGGCGGGCCAACCCGGAGATCGCCAAGCTGCTCTTCATCTCGCCGCGCACGGTGGAGAAGCATGTGGCCAGCCTGATGGTCAAGTTGGACCGTGCGGACCGCAAGGAGCTGTCCGCGCTGGTGACCGCGCTCGAACTGTCCTGA
- a CDS encoding helix-turn-helix domain-containing protein codes for MRTSLGIDSLAQQVYLAMVAEPRADVHKLAEQLKESPDVVEQALGQLAGLCLITPGDGATGWLPVEPEVGLPAMLARQQAELAHRQQQFEDSRLAVAQLLATHGRRSQGQVPGVEWVSGEAALWRRVAELAGECQEEVLTLGPTERLTDSVLEAVRALDEAVLHRGVRSRAVLLESARNDNSAMPYLRWKMDTLGGVRTLPSLPVWMIMVDRQHVVVPVSTFRSVMGGLVCTAESMVNAFAALFATHWREAIPLTEARPRTGGHLSLQEQHILRLWAQGLTDASAARQMDVSLRTVRRLSDRLTDRFGAHSRFQLGAMAIAEGSIRAEDMI; via the coding sequence TTGCGGACCTCACTGGGGATCGATTCATTGGCGCAGCAGGTCTACCTGGCCATGGTGGCCGAGCCGCGCGCCGATGTGCACAAGCTGGCCGAGCAGTTGAAGGAGAGCCCGGATGTCGTCGAGCAGGCGCTCGGCCAGCTCGCCGGGCTCTGCCTGATCACGCCCGGCGACGGTGCCACCGGCTGGCTACCGGTTGAACCAGAGGTCGGCCTGCCTGCCATGCTGGCCCGCCAGCAGGCCGAACTGGCCCACCGCCAGCAGCAGTTCGAGGACAGCCGACTGGCGGTCGCGCAACTCCTGGCCACCCATGGGCGTCGTTCCCAGGGCCAGGTGCCCGGAGTGGAATGGGTGTCCGGCGAGGCGGCGCTGTGGCGGCGGGTGGCCGAACTGGCCGGGGAGTGCCAGGAGGAGGTGCTCACGCTGGGCCCGACCGAGCGGTTGACCGACTCCGTACTGGAAGCCGTCCGGGCCCTGGACGAGGCCGTGCTGCATCGCGGTGTGCGCTCCCGCGCCGTCCTGCTGGAGAGCGCCCGCAACGACAACTCGGCTATGCCCTACCTCCGTTGGAAGATGGACACGCTCGGCGGGGTGCGCACGCTGCCCTCGCTGCCGGTCTGGATGATCATGGTCGACCGGCAGCACGTGGTGGTGCCGGTGAGCACCTTCCGCTCGGTGATGGGCGGCCTGGTCTGCACCGCCGAATCGATGGTCAACGCCTTCGCCGCGCTCTTCGCCACCCACTGGCGGGAGGCCATCCCGCTCACCGAGGCCCGCCCGCGCACCGGCGGACACCTCTCGCTCCAGGAACAGCACATCCTGCGCCTGTGGGCCCAGGGCCTCACCGACGCCTCCGCCGCCCGGCAGATGGACGTCTCGCTGCGCACCGTGCGCCGTCTCTCCGACCGCCTCACCGACCGCTTCGGGGCCCACAGCCGCTTCCAGCTGGGCGCGATGGCGATCGCGGAGGGGAGCATCCGGGCGGAGGACATGATCTAG